A stretch of the Arthrobacter sp. PAMC 25486 genome encodes the following:
- a CDS encoding NHL domain-containing thioredoxin family protein — protein sequence MDSATKTNPVRVRASELEGRGWLNTGGVELSLEKLRGKIVILDFWTFCCINCLHVLDELRPLEAEYKDVLVTVGVHSPKFEHEADPVALAAAVERYDITHPVLDDPELVTWQAYSARAWPTLVVVDPEGYIVAHLSGEGHAAGLASLIPELIAKHEANGTLHRGDGPYVAPEPVARDLRFPGKVLPLTDGNFLVSDTGHHRLVETGPDLTTVVRTIGSGTKGFLDGSAQDAEFNEPQGLALLPAELAAEVGYDVVIADSVNHRLRGITLATGEVRTLAGNGVQRLLDAGPARVNDDGAAASETFLGTAPLEVALSSPWDVAYSRVLDTVIIAMAGTHQIFGFAPATGAVTVVAGNGLEGLLDGPADQAWFAQPSGVTEDAKGNIWIADSETSALRVLQFAADGGATVETAIGEGLFDFGFRDGEAGQARLQHPLGVAVLPDGSVAVADTYNGAVRRYDPATKTVSTLARGLAEPSDVLLDESGEVPLLIVVEANRHQLVRLPLPKNALQVDEGAAQTQRPKTPIAAGELALTINFSAPTGQKLDDRWGDPTQLKVSSTPPELLLSGEGTSIGLQRTLMLSPDVPEGVLHFTARAAACDGPDDASGEIPDHAACHLYQQDWGIPVVISADGVSELALDLRGL from the coding sequence GTGGATTCCGCAACGAAAACCAATCCCGTACGGGTCAGGGCATCCGAACTTGAAGGCCGCGGCTGGTTGAACACCGGCGGGGTCGAGCTGAGCCTTGAGAAGTTGCGCGGCAAGATTGTCATCCTGGATTTCTGGACGTTCTGCTGCATCAACTGCCTGCACGTCCTGGACGAGCTGCGCCCGCTCGAAGCCGAATACAAGGATGTCCTGGTCACAGTTGGCGTGCACTCGCCCAAGTTTGAGCATGAGGCGGACCCCGTGGCATTGGCCGCGGCCGTGGAACGCTACGACATCACCCACCCCGTCCTCGACGACCCCGAACTCGTCACCTGGCAGGCCTACTCGGCGCGCGCCTGGCCAACCCTTGTTGTAGTTGATCCCGAGGGTTACATCGTGGCGCACCTCTCCGGCGAGGGCCACGCGGCAGGCCTGGCCTCGCTGATCCCCGAACTGATCGCCAAGCACGAGGCCAACGGCACCCTGCACCGTGGCGACGGCCCCTACGTGGCCCCCGAGCCCGTGGCGCGCGATCTGCGCTTCCCGGGCAAGGTGCTGCCGCTGACCGACGGCAACTTCCTCGTCTCCGACACCGGCCACCACCGCCTCGTCGAAACCGGCCCCGACCTGACCACCGTGGTGCGCACCATCGGCTCCGGCACCAAAGGTTTCCTCGACGGCAGCGCCCAGGATGCGGAGTTCAACGAGCCGCAGGGCCTGGCGCTGCTCCCGGCCGAGCTGGCAGCGGAAGTCGGCTACGACGTCGTCATCGCCGACTCCGTCAACCACCGCCTGCGCGGCATCACGCTGGCGACCGGCGAGGTCCGCACCCTGGCCGGCAACGGTGTCCAGCGCCTGCTGGATGCCGGGCCCGCCCGCGTGAATGACGACGGCGCAGCCGCGTCGGAGACGTTCCTCGGCACCGCGCCGCTCGAGGTTGCCCTGTCCTCGCCGTGGGATGTGGCCTACTCGCGCGTCTTGGACACGGTCATCATCGCGATGGCCGGCACCCACCAGATCTTCGGCTTCGCACCCGCCACCGGCGCCGTCACCGTGGTGGCCGGCAACGGGCTCGAGGGGTTGCTCGACGGGCCCGCGGACCAGGCCTGGTTCGCCCAGCCCTCCGGCGTCACCGAGGATGCCAAGGGCAACATCTGGATCGCCGACTCTGAAACCTCCGCCCTGCGCGTGCTGCAATTCGCGGCCGACGGCGGCGCAACCGTTGAGACGGCCATCGGTGAGGGCCTCTTTGACTTTGGCTTCCGCGACGGCGAGGCCGGCCAGGCCCGGCTGCAGCACCCCTTGGGTGTTGCGGTCCTGCCCGACGGTTCCGTGGCCGTCGCCGACACCTACAACGGTGCCGTGCGCCGCTACGACCCCGCGACGAAGACCGTCAGTACACTGGCCCGCGGACTGGCCGAGCCCAGCGACGTGCTGCTGGACGAATCGGGCGAGGTACCGCTGCTCATTGTGGTGGAGGCAAACCGGCACCAGCTGGTCCGCCTGCCCCTGCCCAAGAACGCCTTGCAGGTTGATGAGGGTGCCGCCCAGACGCAGCGCCCCAAGACACCCATTGCCGCCGGCGAGCTGGCGCTAACCATCAATTTCTCCGCACCCACCGGGCAGAAGCTGGATGACCGCTGGGGCGATCCCACCCAGTTGAAGGTTTCCTCCACCCCGCCGGAACTGCTGCTCAGCGGCGAAGGAACGTCCATTGGTCTGCAGCGCACGCTGATGCTCTCACCCGATGTTCCTGAGGGTGTGCTGCACTTTACCGCCCGTGCTGCGGCGTGCGACGGCCCGGACGACGCCAGCGGCGAGATTCCCGACCATGCGGCCTGCCACCTGTACCAGCAGGACTGGGGCATCCCCGTAGTCATTAGCGCCGATGGTGTCTCCGAACTGGCACTGGACCTCCGCGGGCTCTAG
- a CDS encoding cytochrome c oxidase assembly protein — MAAVVISLLWTGATAVSELADPGSFTRWGLPLVTTLHNLALSTVVGALVFAVVILPKDLKAHRPRSASQKHDAAKRAPVPEHPAFTRAMTLAMVGGGVWTVSAIGVLVLTYSSISGLPLAGTSDYTNMLVFFMTELPVGQAWLMITIIAAVVTTLVIGVRNISGLAVPLVLAMLSFIPQALIGHSASSADHKGAVNSLFLHVTGASLWVGGIIVLVVVSGVLGRITAQTLKRFSALAIFAFAGVAGSGVINGAIRITNWHDLFYSSYGQLLLAKFAATVVLGIIGYMHREWIIPRLEGGAKKGGSASTRRLLWQLIFVELLVMGAVSGIAVALGRSAPPQSRELSQEALTPAQILTGYPLPPELEFSRWFTEWRMDWLWVAFAVLAGAAYLVGIMKLRRRGDSWSVLRSISWFVGLLALVYITSGGPAVYGAVTFSAHMVEHMALMAIAPLFLALGSPISLALQALAPRRDGSRGIREWILVLVHSKYSKVITHPLFAAANFSGSLILFYYSPAFNLAMKYHVGHELMIVHFSLTGYIFVQSMIGADPLPTRAPYPLRLLLLLATMAFHAFFGVSLMMSTSLLSGEYFGNMGRPWGDSAMVDQQTAGGIAWGVGEFPTLLIALGVAYMWSKSDARETKRNDRAADRNKDADLNAYNDMFAQLAARDAAMVSAQSGPALPHLHKPHEKHDGGQPAPASLGTAAGGPAADGAPAGQHEQQPAEHGAEQGEAN; from the coding sequence ATGGCCGCCGTCGTGATTTCACTGCTGTGGACGGGCGCCACGGCCGTCTCTGAACTGGCCGACCCGGGCTCGTTCACCCGGTGGGGCCTGCCCCTGGTCACCACCCTCCACAACCTGGCCCTGTCCACAGTGGTCGGCGCGCTCGTGTTTGCCGTGGTGATTCTGCCCAAGGACCTGAAGGCGCACCGGCCGCGCAGCGCCAGCCAGAAGCACGACGCCGCTAAGCGCGCTCCGGTGCCGGAGCACCCCGCGTTCACCCGTGCCATGACGCTGGCCATGGTGGGCGGCGGGGTCTGGACCGTGTCGGCCATCGGCGTGCTGGTGCTGACGTACTCCAGCATTTCCGGGCTGCCGCTGGCCGGCACCTCCGATTACACCAACATGCTGGTGTTCTTCATGACCGAACTGCCCGTGGGGCAGGCCTGGCTGATGATCACCATCATTGCCGCCGTCGTGACCACCCTGGTGATCGGTGTGCGGAACATCAGCGGACTGGCCGTGCCCCTGGTGCTGGCCATGCTGTCCTTCATTCCACAGGCCCTGATTGGCCACTCCGCCTCCAGCGCCGATCACAAAGGCGCCGTGAACTCGCTGTTCCTGCACGTCACGGGTGCGTCGCTGTGGGTTGGCGGCATCATCGTCCTGGTGGTGGTGTCCGGAGTCCTCGGGCGCATCACCGCCCAAACGCTCAAGCGTTTCTCGGCCCTGGCCATCTTTGCCTTTGCCGGGGTGGCAGGCTCGGGCGTCATCAACGGCGCCATCCGCATCACCAACTGGCATGACCTGTTCTACTCCTCCTACGGCCAGCTGCTGCTGGCAAAGTTTGCTGCCACGGTGGTGCTGGGCATCATCGGCTACATGCACCGCGAGTGGATCATTCCCCGCCTGGAGGGCGGGGCAAAGAAGGGCGGCTCTGCGAGCACCCGCCGCCTGCTCTGGCAGCTGATCTTTGTGGAGCTGCTGGTCATGGGCGCCGTCAGCGGCATCGCCGTGGCTCTGGGCCGCTCCGCGCCGCCGCAGTCGCGCGAGCTGTCCCAGGAAGCACTCACCCCCGCACAAATCCTCACCGGTTACCCGCTGCCGCCGGAACTTGAGTTCTCCCGCTGGTTCACCGAGTGGCGCATGGACTGGCTGTGGGTGGCGTTTGCCGTCCTGGCCGGTGCCGCCTACCTCGTCGGCATTATGAAACTGCGCCGCCGCGGGGATTCCTGGTCGGTGCTGCGCAGCATCTCCTGGTTCGTCGGCCTGCTGGCACTTGTCTACATCACCTCCGGTGGCCCCGCGGTCTACGGTGCCGTCACGTTCAGCGCCCACATGGTGGAGCACATGGCGCTGATGGCGATCGCTCCGCTGTTCCTGGCCCTGGGCTCACCCATCTCCCTGGCCCTGCAGGCGTTGGCGCCCCGCCGGGACGGTTCCCGCGGCATCCGTGAATGGATCCTTGTGCTGGTGCACTCCAAGTACTCCAAGGTCATCACACACCCGCTCTTCGCCGCAGCCAACTTCTCCGGCAGCCTGATCTTGTTCTACTACTCGCCGGCATTCAACCTGGCCATGAAATACCATGTGGGCCACGAGCTGATGATCGTGCACTTCTCGCTGACCGGCTACATCTTCGTCCAAAGCATGATCGGCGCAGACCCCCTCCCCACCCGCGCACCCTACCCGCTGAGGTTGCTCCTACTGTTGGCCACCATGGCCTTCCACGCGTTCTTTGGCGTCTCACTCATGATGTCCACGTCGCTGCTCTCGGGCGAGTACTTTGGAAACATGGGCCGGCCCTGGGGCGACAGCGCCATGGTTGACCAGCAAACCGCCGGCGGCATTGCGTGGGGCGTCGGTGAATTCCCCACACTGCTGATCGCCCTGGGCGTCGCCTACATGTGGTCAAAATCCGATGCGCGCGAGACCAAGCGCAACGATCGGGCGGCTGACAGGAATAAGGACGCCGACCTGAATGCTTACAATGACATGTTCGCCCAATTGGCAGCCCGCGATGCGGCAATGGTTTCCGCCCAGAGCGGCCCTGCCCTGCCGCATCTGCACAAGCCCCATGAGAAGCACGACGGCGGCCAGCCCGCCCCAGCTTCCCTCGGCACCGCCGCAGGCGGCCCCGCAGCAGACGGCGCCCCCGCAGGGCAACATGAACAGCAACCCGCCGAGCACGGCGCCGAGCAAGGAGAAGCGAACTAG
- a CDS encoding HU family DNA-binding protein, protein MAKNRSELVAEVAAKAETSQTAVNGVLDALFSVFESSVAAGEKITIPGWLSIERTDRAARTGRNPQTGETIQIAAGHSVKLSAGSKLKAAVKK, encoded by the coding sequence ATGGCTAAGAACCGTAGCGAACTGGTTGCTGAAGTTGCTGCAAAGGCTGAGACCAGCCAGACAGCAGTAAACGGCGTTTTGGATGCACTCTTCTCCGTATTCGAGAGCTCCGTTGCCGCTGGCGAAAAGATCACCATCCCGGGCTGGCTCTCCATCGAGCGCACCGACCGTGCAGCACGCACCGGCCGCAACCCCCAGACCGGCGAGACCATCCAGATTGCGGCAGGCCACAGCGTCAAGCTGTCCGCCGGCTCCAAGCTGAAGGCTGCTGTCAAGAAGTAA
- a CDS encoding MFS transporter, with protein sequence MTPPSTSSNAALTAPINLVTTRPPWNQTFSSLKIRNYRIFASANLLAVIALWMQRVAQDWMVLELSGSVTAVGITVFMQFIPSLVLMPLGGILADRYSKRLILMISQSMAGALAAIMAVLALTGNLAVWHIYVIAFVLGLVVVADQPARQVFVNELVGPAQLRNAISLNSSIFQLGGMIGPAVSGVMIMAIGGGWAFAANALACIITVLSLLLIRKNELVLMPPVKRAKGQLMEGVRYALSKPTIVWPAAMAAVFAVFGLSLPVLMAAYANNVFDAGAGGYGLLNTLVALGALCGALASTRFATLRLRGVMAAAGSYGVILMIASLAPNMVTFGAVMVVAGFASLLFLTSSNQLVQMSTNVMIRGRVMSLYIMVLIGGQALGGPLMGSLAEHWGVQWATLVAGGMPALAALVFAVVLAKRGQLTLRLNLRSVRHPVFIEPRTS encoded by the coding sequence TTGACTCCCCCCTCAACATCGTCGAACGCCGCCCTGACAGCACCCATCAACCTAGTGACAACACGCCCCCCGTGGAATCAAACGTTCTCCTCGCTCAAGATCCGCAACTACCGCATCTTTGCCTCGGCCAACCTGTTGGCCGTCATTGCCTTGTGGATGCAGCGGGTGGCCCAGGACTGGATGGTCCTTGAGCTCTCTGGTTCGGTGACCGCCGTCGGAATTACCGTCTTCATGCAGTTCATCCCCTCACTCGTGCTGATGCCGCTGGGCGGCATCCTGGCCGATCGGTACTCCAAACGCCTGATTCTCATGATCAGCCAAAGTATGGCCGGTGCGCTGGCGGCCATCATGGCGGTTCTGGCACTGACCGGGAACCTTGCGGTGTGGCACATTTACGTCATCGCCTTCGTCCTGGGACTGGTGGTGGTGGCCGACCAGCCTGCCCGCCAGGTCTTCGTCAATGAGCTGGTGGGGCCCGCACAACTGCGCAACGCCATCAGCCTGAATTCCTCGATCTTCCAGCTGGGCGGCATGATCGGCCCCGCCGTCAGCGGTGTCATGATCATGGCCATCGGCGGCGGTTGGGCCTTCGCCGCCAACGCGCTGGCCTGCATCATCACGGTGCTCTCGCTGCTGCTGATCCGCAAGAACGAGCTGGTGCTCATGCCGCCAGTCAAGCGGGCCAAGGGCCAGCTGATGGAAGGCGTCCGCTACGCACTGAGCAAACCAACCATCGTCTGGCCGGCCGCCATGGCCGCCGTCTTTGCCGTGTTTGGGCTAAGCCTGCCTGTCCTGATGGCCGCCTACGCCAACAACGTGTTCGACGCCGGTGCCGGAGGCTACGGCCTGCTGAACACCTTGGTTGCGCTCGGTGCACTCTGCGGGGCCCTGGCCTCCACCCGCTTTGCCACGCTGCGGTTGCGTGGTGTCATGGCGGCTGCCGGCAGCTACGGGGTGATCCTGATGATCGCCTCACTGGCACCGAACATGGTCACCTTTGGTGCTGTCATGGTGGTGGCCGGATTTGCCTCACTGCTGTTTTTGACGAGCTCCAACCAGTTGGTGCAGATGTCAACGAATGTGATGATCCGCGGCCGCGTCATGAGCTTGTACATCATGGTGCTGATCGGTGGGCAGGCCTTGGGCGGCCCGCTCATGGGTTCGCTCGCCGAGCACTGGGGCGTGCAATGGGCAACGCTTGTTGCCGGCGGCATGCCAGCCCTCGCCGCCCTCGTCTTTGCCGTGGTTCTTGCCAAGCGCGGCCAGTTGACACTGCGGCTGAACCTGCGCAGTGTCCGGCACCCGGTCTTTATTGAGCCAAGGACCAGCTGA
- the rpsN gene encoding 30S ribosomal protein S14, producing the protein MAKKSMIAKNEQRKVIVERYAEKRLALKKALVNPASTDEEREAARLGLQKLPRNASPVRVRNRDAIDGRPRGTLQKFGISRVRFRKMAHAGELPGIKKSSW; encoded by the coding sequence ATGGCTAAGAAGTCCATGATCGCGAAGAACGAGCAGCGCAAGGTCATCGTAGAGCGTTACGCCGAGAAGCGTCTCGCCCTGAAGAAGGCCCTCGTTAACCCGGCCTCCACCGACGAAGAGCGCGAAGCGGCCCGCCTGGGCCTGCAGAAGCTTCCCCGCAACGCCTCACCGGTACGCGTTCGCAACCGCGACGCCATCGACGGCCGCCCGCGTGGAACGCTCCAGAAGTTCGGCATCTCCCGTGTACGCTTCCGCAAGATGGCGCACGCTGGCGAACTGCCCGGCATCAAGAAGTCCAGCTGGTAA
- a CDS encoding helicase HerA-like domain-containing protein, with amino-acid sequence MATKSAAELITAIQAGYTFEGPSIALGAAMVDGVIRPEAQVALPLAMMNRHGLVAGATGTGKTVTLHMIAEQLSTAGVPVFMADIKGDLTGLATAAEGNDKLTARTQALGQHWESKAFPVEFLALGGNGNGVPVRATIDSFGPILLSRVLDLNETQESSLQLVFHYADTKDFELYDLKDLRAVITFLTSDEGKADLKELGGLSKATAGVILRNLITLDAQGMGEFFGSPEFDTAELLRIAPDGRGVISCLELPSVQDKPLLFSTFLMWLLADLYRDLPEVGDIEKPKLVFFFDEAHLLFNNASKAFLAAITQTVRLIRSKGVGIFFVTQTPKDVPSDVLAQLANRVQHALRAFTPEDAKALKATVSTFPINDYDLEEVLTNAGIGEAVVTVMNENGAPTPVALTRLRAPGSVMGPSAETTVTSVIAASALLPTYGTAVDPVSAFEKLAAATVPAEAPQPPRTGPAVGTPLPPPPPPASLPSPKHDGGIASDVIGALGGAFGSGLTGGLKSAARSMGRNLIRDMFGTAPRKRRR; translated from the coding sequence ATGGCTACCAAATCTGCAGCAGAACTGATCACGGCGATCCAGGCCGGTTACACCTTCGAAGGCCCCTCCATCGCCTTGGGCGCGGCCATGGTCGACGGCGTGATCCGTCCCGAAGCGCAGGTGGCCCTGCCGCTGGCCATGATGAACCGGCACGGCTTGGTCGCCGGCGCCACGGGCACCGGCAAGACTGTCACGCTGCACATGATTGCCGAACAGCTGTCCACGGCTGGGGTGCCCGTCTTCATGGCCGACATCAAGGGCGACCTCACTGGCCTTGCCACAGCCGCGGAAGGCAACGACAAGCTCACGGCCCGCACCCAGGCACTGGGCCAGCACTGGGAATCCAAGGCGTTCCCGGTGGAATTCCTGGCACTCGGCGGCAACGGTAACGGCGTGCCGGTCAGGGCCACCATCGATTCGTTCGGCCCCATCCTGCTCTCGCGTGTCCTGGACTTGAATGAAACCCAGGAATCCAGCCTGCAATTGGTGTTCCACTACGCCGACACGAAGGACTTTGAGCTCTATGATCTCAAGGACCTGCGCGCCGTCATCACATTCCTGACCTCCGATGAGGGCAAGGCCGACCTCAAGGAACTTGGCGGGCTGTCCAAGGCCACGGCCGGGGTCATCTTGCGCAACCTGATCACCCTTGATGCCCAGGGCATGGGCGAGTTCTTTGGCTCCCCCGAATTTGATACGGCCGAACTGCTGCGCATCGCCCCCGACGGCCGCGGCGTCATCAGTTGCCTGGAACTGCCCAGCGTCCAAGACAAGCCGCTGCTGTTCTCCACGTTCCTGATGTGGCTGCTGGCCGATTTGTACCGCGATTTGCCCGAGGTCGGCGACATTGAAAAGCCCAAGCTCGTGTTCTTCTTCGACGAGGCGCACCTGCTGTTCAACAATGCCAGCAAGGCGTTTTTGGCCGCCATCACCCAGACCGTGCGGCTCATCCGCTCCAAGGGTGTGGGCATCTTCTTCGTCACCCAAACCCCCAAGGACGTCCCCTCCGACGTCCTGGCCCAGCTGGCCAACCGTGTCCAGCACGCCCTGCGCGCCTTCACCCCCGAGGACGCCAAGGCGCTTAAGGCCACCGTTTCCACCTTCCCCATCAACGATTACGACCTCGAGGAAGTGCTGACCAACGCGGGCATTGGCGAGGCCGTTGTCACCGTCATGAATGAAAATGGCGCACCAACACCGGTTGCCCTGACCCGCCTGCGCGCCCCCGGCTCAGTCATGGGTCCCAGCGCCGAAACCACCGTCACGTCTGTTATCGCCGCCTCCGCACTGCTGCCCACCTATGGCACCGCCGTCGACCCCGTCTCGGCCTTCGAGAAGTTGGCTGCAGCGACCGTTCCTGCCGAGGCGCCGCAGCCGCCCCGCACCGGTCCGGCCGTTGGCACGCCCCTGCCGCCGCCCCCTCCCCCAGCCTCCCTGCCTTCTCCCAAGCACGACGGCGGCATCGCCTCCGACGTCATCGGCGCCTTGGGCGGGGCTTTTGGCAGCGGACTGACAGGCGGGTTGAAGAGTGCCGCCCGCTCCATGGGAAGGAACCTGATCCGGGATATGTTCGGCACCGCACCCCGTAAGCGCCGCCGCTGA
- a CDS encoding AEC family transporter, with product MLAVIEGFSVVWLIILVGWFVGRKKVLGENAQMVLSRLSFFVASPALLVETLARADLHVVFAQPLLVAAVSAVTTAAIFLVIVRFWLKRTVAESLLAAMSSSTANAANLGIPIAAYVLGDAALIAPVLVFQLAFYTPIYLMLLDSLTSGHRATPVRVLLQIVSNPMILGTAVGLVLSATGRQLPSLVAEPLHLIAGAAIPSILIAFGMSLGTSKPLNPADGRRPDILLASGFKLILHPLVAFLLGHFALGMDGAGLFAVVIAAALPTAQNVYVTAQRYQVGAAVAKDTVLLTTVLAIPAMFAVAFLLG from the coding sequence GTGCTGGCTGTCATCGAGGGATTCTCCGTAGTTTGGCTCATCATCCTGGTGGGCTGGTTTGTCGGCCGCAAAAAGGTGCTGGGCGAGAACGCCCAGATGGTGCTCAGCAGGCTGTCCTTCTTCGTGGCAAGCCCCGCACTGCTCGTGGAAACCTTGGCCAGGGCAGATCTCCATGTGGTTTTCGCCCAGCCGCTGCTGGTCGCGGCGGTTAGCGCCGTCACAACGGCCGCCATTTTCCTGGTGATCGTAAGATTTTGGCTCAAACGCACAGTTGCCGAGTCGTTGCTCGCCGCCATGTCCTCATCAACGGCCAACGCGGCCAACCTGGGCATTCCCATTGCGGCATACGTCCTGGGTGATGCCGCACTGATCGCGCCCGTCCTGGTGTTTCAGCTGGCGTTCTACACACCCATTTACCTCATGCTGCTCGACAGCCTCACCAGCGGCCACCGCGCCACCCCCGTCCGGGTTCTGCTGCAGATCGTCAGCAACCCCATGATCCTGGGAACGGCCGTGGGACTGGTCTTGTCCGCCACCGGCCGGCAGCTCCCCTCCCTCGTGGCCGAGCCGCTGCACCTCATTGCCGGCGCCGCCATCCCCTCCATCCTGATCGCCTTTGGCATGTCCCTGGGCACGAGCAAGCCCCTGAACCCGGCTGATGGCAGGCGGCCCGACATCCTCCTGGCCTCAGGCTTCAAACTCATCCTGCACCCGCTCGTCGCCTTCCTGTTGGGGCACTTTGCCCTCGGCATGGACGGGGCTGGACTGTTCGCCGTCGTTATTGCCGCCGCACTGCCCACGGCGCAGAACGTCTACGTCACGGCGCAGCGTTACCAGGTGGGTGCTGCGGTTGCCAAGGACACGGTGCTGCTGACGACGGTGCTGGCCATTCCCGCGATGTTCGCGGTTGCCTTCCTCTTGGGGTAA
- the panD gene encoding aspartate 1-decarboxylase has translation MMRTMFKSKIHRATVTHADLHYVGSVTVDADLLDAADILPGEMVSIVDITNGARLETYTIAGVRGSGVIGINGAAAHLVGVGDLVILMTYAQMTTAEARDYVPSVVHVDADNRIVHLGTDPAEAITEGLLRPALAQSR, from the coding sequence ATGATGCGAACCATGTTTAAGTCCAAGATTCACCGCGCAACAGTCACCCATGCCGACCTGCACTACGTGGGCTCCGTGACAGTCGATGCGGACCTGCTTGATGCCGCTGACATTCTTCCCGGCGAGATGGTGTCCATCGTTGACATCACCAACGGCGCACGCCTGGAGACGTACACGATCGCCGGCGTTCGCGGCTCCGGCGTCATTGGCATCAATGGCGCAGCCGCCCACCTCGTGGGCGTTGGCGACCTTGTCATCTTGATGACCTACGCCCAGATGACCACGGCCGAGGCGCGCGACTATGTCCCCTCAGTGGTGCATGTCGACGCGGACAACAGGATCGTCCACTTGGGAACCGACCCGGCGGAAGCCATCACCGAGGGCCTGTTGCGCCCGGCGCTCGCCCAGTCCCGCTAA
- a CDS encoding LysR substrate-binding domain-containing protein: MFDPVQLKTFLALADTRNFTRAAERLGISQPTVSQHVRKLEQAAGRVLVTRDTRELRLTDNGDAMAGFARTILSANDAATRYFSGVAMRGRLRFGTADDLAITGLPRILREFRQLYPQINLELTVSQSDQLHRRLKAGALDLVFVKWVSGAQEGEVVKKDTFDWVGLEQTVLEPGDPVPVIVYPAPSLSRKLALDALEDAGRTWRVTCTTKQISGVLAALRAGIGIAVMPTSLVPEDLKIITRRFDLPPVGDVDFTLMRNPLANTEVVDALTRAIMGRKLTPVGRR; this comes from the coding sequence ATTTTTGACCCCGTCCAGCTCAAGACCTTCCTGGCGCTGGCCGATACCCGCAACTTCACCCGCGCCGCGGAACGGCTGGGAATCAGCCAACCAACCGTCAGCCAGCATGTGCGGAAACTGGAGCAGGCGGCCGGGCGCGTCCTGGTCACCCGCGACACCCGAGAACTGCGTTTGACGGATAACGGCGATGCCATGGCCGGCTTCGCCCGCACCATCCTGTCAGCCAACGACGCCGCAACCCGCTACTTTTCCGGTGTCGCCATGCGCGGCCGGCTGCGATTCGGCACCGCCGATGACCTGGCCATCACCGGTCTGCCCCGCATTTTGCGCGAGTTCCGCCAGCTCTACCCTCAGATCAACCTTGAACTGACCGTGAGCCAGAGCGACCAGCTGCACCGCCGGCTGAAGGCCGGTGCACTGGATTTGGTGTTTGTGAAGTGGGTGTCCGGCGCGCAAGAGGGTGAGGTCGTCAAGAAGGACACCTTTGACTGGGTCGGCCTGGAGCAGACGGTCCTTGAACCGGGCGATCCCGTGCCCGTCATCGTCTATCCCGCGCCGAGCCTGAGCCGCAAGCTCGCCCTCGATGCCTTGGAAGATGCGGGCCGCACCTGGCGCGTCACCTGCACCACGAAGCAAATCAGCGGAGTGCTCGCGGCACTGCGGGCAGGCATCGGCATTGCCGTCATGCCGACGTCACTCGTGCCGGAAGATCTGAAAATCATCACCAGGCGTTTTGACTTGCCGCCCGTGGGAGATGTGGACTTCACCTTGATGCGCAATCCACTGGCGAACACCGAAGTGGTGGACGCTCTGACCCGCGCCATCATGGGCCGCAAGCTCACGCCTGTTGGGCGGCGGTAG
- the rpmG gene encoding 50S ribosomal protein L33, producing the protein MAKDRDVRPIIKLKSTAGTGFTYVTRKNRRNTPDRLVLKKYDPKIRQHVEFREER; encoded by the coding sequence GTGGCAAAAGACAGGGACGTTCGTCCGATCATCAAGCTGAAGAGCACCGCGGGTACCGGTTTCACGTACGTGACCCGCAAGAACCGTCGTAACACTCCGGACCGTTTGGTCCTGAAGAAGTACGATCCCAAGATCCGTCAGCACGTCGAATTCCGAGAGGAGCGCTAA
- the rpmB gene encoding 50S ribosomal protein L28, which produces MAAHCQVTGAEPGFGHSISHSHRRNKRRFDPNIQKKRYWVPSLRRNVTLQLSVKGIKTIDVRGIDAVVAEILARGVKL; this is translated from the coding sequence ATGGCAGCACACTGCCAGGTGACCGGAGCCGAGCCGGGCTTTGGACATAGCATTTCGCACTCGCACCGCCGCAACAAGCGCCGGTTCGATCCGAACATCCAGAAGAAGCGCTACTGGGTACCGTCCTTGCGCCGCAACGTCACGTTGCAGCTGTCCGTCAAGGGCATCAAGACCATCGACGTCCGCGGCATTGACGCAGTCGTTGCCGAAATTCTGGCTCGTGGGGTGAAGCTCTAG